The genomic window TCAGATGAGATACATTTCATTGTTTGTTATTCTTCCCCTAGTCTATCGATGCCTAGTCAGTCGATGCATATGTTACTTAAGTTTCGAGGGAGGTGTTGTGAGGTTATTACTTATTAGTACTACAGTTTCTGAGTGTTGGATTTTCCTTAACAGATGCTTCTGCCAAACCTTTTGGATCCTTCGCATCAAATCTTTATGCAAAATCAGGTGATTTGGATGTATCTGTTGAGCTGTCAAATGACCCGGACTCCTTTACAACCAAGAAAAAGAGGAAAGCCTTGAGAGTCGAAAGAATAAATGCCTTGAGTGAAGTAAGGAGAGTTTTACAAATCAAAGGTAACTTCTTTTTAGAACCATGCATCTGCGTGCAGAATGAAAGATCCTTACTGTAACGTATATGTTGATCAATCTCCGTGGTTGCTTGATTAAATGCAATGCCCTCTGTTGTTGTGCGGCTGTGCTGATTTAGATTTTATGAGGCAAGTTATTTTTTTCTCGTTCAAATTATGTTTTCATACTTCATTCAGGTGTTGCTAGGGATGTGCAGTTCATTCCTACTGCAAGGGTTCCAGTTCTTAGTTATGTGAGCAACAAATTTGGCATTTCCTGTGATATATCCATCGATAACTACCGTGGCCGAATTAAATCCAGAGTGCTGTACTGGCTCAATACTCTAGATAAGCGCTTTGGTGATATGGTTTTGTTGGTAAGCTCTATGTATCCATTTTCTTCAATTTTCTGTTTCCACGAATTCTTAGTTAAGCCCAGGGCTCAGCATCACATTCCCTTGCAGGTCAAGGAATGGGCAAAAGCTCAAAACATTAATGATCCAAAAAAGGGAACCCTGAGCTCGTATTCGCTTTGCTTACTTGTCATCTTTTATTTCCAGGTGTTTATTTTTTCCCTAATTCTTATTTGTAGTTTTGCCAAGATGGAACCCAGAAATCCTATTTCTCACGCAATTTAACTATATTTTGCAGACTTGTACGCCTGCAATTTTTCCACCTATGAACAAGTTTTTTGATGTGGAGGATCCAGCAGGTGAGATGAAATTGGCTTGTTTGTGAGACTGATGATGACGATTGTGTGGTGTATTGTGTAATAGTGTTGGTAATTTACTCGTCGCGTTCACATGCAGGAATGAGGTTAATTGATGAAAAACATGTTGATGAGGTCTGTGCAGCAAATATAAATAAATTTCAACTCCAGAACATAGGGCAAAGAAATCATAAGTCTCTTTGCGCTCTCCttgtaggatttttttcaaaggtAATTGAACTTATTTTTCACTATTTGTCTACATGAGCCTTTCCTCTGAGGCTCCGACTACCTAAATTCTAGACACTAAATGTGTTATTCGTGTTTCTAAGTGCGTTTTATTCTATTTATGTCATAGCCATTAGCAGACATTTTCAGGCCTTCTTTTTGTCTATCTTGCAATCTTCATTATCATATCATAATAAAGTTAGCATAGTGGGTGGTAATGAGTTCAGATTTCTAGCCAGAGAGAAGCTCAGCAAGGCCATAAATGACTGACTATATGAGAGGGGTAGGTTTGTAGGTGTCTCAAGTTAGTTTGTGATCCTTACAGGGGTTATAACTTGTAGGTCCAGTTTGAGACTTTGAGTCCACCCATATAGATTCACCTTTCTGGATTATTTGGACTGTAAATGAGTTAATAGCTTCACCTAACATCGATTATGCCAAAAGGAACATAACATAACATAACATCGATTATGCCAAAAGGAATCTTACTAGCATTATCATAACCTTGAGATTAAGAAAATCTTATCAGGCAAGCTTATACTCTGTTTGCAGTTTTGCGGGATGGTCCCTAGCGATGTATCCACTTACACTGGTCAGCCCAAACGAACCAATGACAAGATGAAATCTTACCGCTGGTTTGTAAGTATTTTCTTCACAGTGCATTTGGTGGCTATGTTGGTGGAAATTTTAGCCTCAAGTTGAAGATCTGTATATGCTTGTTCTTTTCGGTTTAGGTTGAAGATCCATTTGATAGATCTGATAATGCAGCTAGAACAGTTGATGCACTACAGCTTGGGCGTATTGCCAATGCCTTCACAAACGCTGCTGCCGTAACCTTCTACTCTTATGATCCCGACGACCGGAATGAATTACTTACGCTGCTGTGTACACCTGAAGTTCGTTCAAAACTAGGTGCAAGACTTTCAACCAGTCCTCAACAAGGCGAAGTCACAGGAGCTCTGGAACTTGTGGCAGCTACCCCACACGATAATCATTATTGCCAGAGGTCCACAGGATCCAAAAGAAAGCGGAGTAATTCATAGGCCACATGGGCACTGCGGTGTGGGCGCAGATTGTGCGTAATAAATACCTTCATTCCAAAATTTTGTCacaggtgacagtgaggccgacggactcacctttttggaaagggctGATGAGAGTTAAATCAGTTTTTTTCAACAGAACAAAGTTTCTAGTCGGAAACGGTACTTCCACgggattctgggaggatacatggctagccAGGGGAAACCCCTCTCGCGCTTCAATATCCCTCCCTTTATAGCATTGTGCAACGAAGAGACACTTTCGTCGCTACCGTGCTTCAGTCCACTCCCCTCAATATCCACTTTAGGAGAACACTTGCCGGAGCCCGTTGGGAAGCCTGGCTCCATTTGGTGAGAAGACTGATGGATGTGCATCTCTCTCAACAGCCAGACATGTTGTGCTGGAAGTTAACCAGGAATGGAGAGTTCATGGTTAAATCTATGTATTTAGATGTGATCAACTCTAGTtctattcctagttccaaacatgtttggaatgtcAAGGTACCATTGAGAGTTAAAGTGTtcatgtggtttgtacacaaacaagtcattttaactaacAATTTGACAAAGTGCAACTGGACTGGTTCTacgagatgtagtttttgtgatcgtgatgagactatcaaacacctctttcttgactgtTCGATGGCAAAGGTTCTATGATGGACTGTTCACATTGCGTTTAATATTACTCTTCCGAAtaatatcaacacgttatttgggacgtggcttaacgggatagagtcccaaacagcgagacacattcgtgtagaAGTATGTGCTTTACTTTGGGGAGTctggaactgcaggaatgatttggtttttaacagaacaacacaaactcattttttgcaggttatcttccaaGCCActacgttgatccgtatgtggtcgctactcactcagaCGAAGGcaagggagcatttggttactggatcttcccgatgggagatggtagctcggactATTTTCAgtcggtttggatgacggtcatgtaataggatagacaatTGGTTTTCCTATCTATCTTTTGCCTGCGGGTTGTGACTTTTATTTTCTGCTCTTCGTGAGCCTTTTTGTGGTTCGTTTGTTTAAGACCTCATGACCTTTGTTGAACTTATTTGCTTTCTAATAAAGGTaaccgtatgcatcattctgatgcagaggccggggttacaCCCCTTTTCCCAAAAAATGGGCACTgcagtgtcgtttctctcttgggagcattgttcgtggagcagcgctggaagtcagaggcaggaggtggagcggcttcgtcttgcacggagcttcagtggagatgtcaagtcatgcctgaccggcaggtgctacgcttggtcttgcctggtcggcaggtgctatgcACAACAGATcctccaaggacttcaagctgtgtcggctggtgatacttggcaacatggcgctgaggtgtatcagtggcgaccgcgacgtgttcaGTTGTTTGcgtgcagggaggaggtgccgttgggcgtcgtggtggcgtcgatgatagCTGGAccaagcaaggttgatgcatcagtacagttctgaagatggatcggtggcagttggcggcagcggcctctgagagcacgccggaccagtgtgtgccccagacccagtaagtggctaggttggggtctcaggtcttagatgttaggcttgactgcgatgtctgtttggtattaggcccacgctatatgcgccccttcatcaactggataggtgtagcgactgtttgttgcttagacgacgactttagtcttactgttgtattgattttgtaaggtcttgtgagaaaaattaataaagtggtcgtatgcatcgcccggatgcagagaccgggggtcatcctccctttctaaaaagaaaaaaacatggGTAACAACAAGTCAAGCAGGTCAGAAATGAGCATAACGCATCTACACATAAAATCTCCACAAGCAGAACTCACGCGTAGATCTTTGGAACATCCCTATCATCTTAAGCTTCCCCAATCAGTACATGTAACAGATAGTCCCAAGACATCTTTTGATCAACAGTCGTGGACCAACTatgtttagtttttttcttttgcgGGGTAAAAAAAAAACTATGTTTAGCTAGCCTTTGCCTTATGGTCTGCGTCAATTTATATTACTTAACGTAGTACTTAGCCGGCTCATGTACTTAAGCCCGTGGTTTATGTGGATTTTAGGATCCAAAACTTGTTCTGGTTCACTGAACTTTGCACGACTCATAAAACTTGTCGTGTATTCCCTTTACAGTTTATAGTCACCAACTCAATTGAAAAATGCCCATTTGCTACACACAAGTTGACAAAACAAGCACCCCAGGTCATGGTCGACCTAGATCGGGCCAATTTCATAGTTGGTGTGTTGACGCGGTTGAAATGTTTGCAAAACATCCTCTCATTGTCCTGTGTAGAATTCCATAAAAAAAATTCAACCCAATGGTTCACACTATAAAATTTCTTTACAGGAGCTTATTGACAGATCGATCGTGTGAGTGGGTCTCACATACTTAACTTTTGTAGAACTTCGGGTATTTAAATTTTCATCCTTGTGTTAGAGAGGGTGTATGCAGAGAACTGGACATTTTCATAGAAGGTCTTGTAGACACTTACTTGGGACTTCCTACCATGGTTCTATCATCTTGTTTGTGTGAGTGATTTCTTCCATCATCTTGTTGACAAAGTCTGTCAGCGACTGAAAGGATGAAAAGAAAAAAACGTCTTTATGCAAGGTACACAAATTTTGGTGAAATTGGTAGCTCAATCAATTCCTTCTTATGCCATGTCAGTTTTTATATTGCCAAAGGAAACTTGCAAGCCAATTACCAATGAAATTGTTAGTTTTTGGTGGGGAGATAACCAGGAGAAAAGAAGATGCACTAGTTTGCATGGTGGAAGATGTTTGTTTCGAAGAATAAAGCTGGATCTTGGCGACGGATGCGGCTGGATGGACGGATGCAGGGCGGTGGGGCTGTTTGGCGCCGTGGCGGCGTCCAtggcaggcctggcaaggtcgatgcACCAATATCTTctctgaagatggatcggtggaaTACGGCGGCGACGACCCATGAGCAGTGTGCATCGAACTGGTCTGTGTCCCAGACCTGGTATTTGGCTGGGCTGGAGCCTCTggttttagatgttaggcttaggtgagagatCTGGGTATCTGGCTCACTATTTCTGCACCCTTCATCAAGTGAATagaagtagcgacagatgttgccaagatggcggatccAGACATAttgatgtactactttgtaagatcttcgtgaataattaataaaatggccgcgTACAttttccagatgcagaggccgggggtcatcctcctctaaAAAAATATGGAGATTGCTAAAAAGCTGAAAAGATTGTTGACTAGAACAGACAGTGTATTATTCTTTGGTGTTTAATATATTTAAGTTGTATATATAGATTATTGATCCTTTAAACAGTGTAGTATCATCATTATGTGGGAAAATACATGGATGACTTGCGATGAAAGATGGAAGGCCAAAAGATCAATTATAGTTGGGTTTCCACCAGAACTATTTAACTAGGCTGGCATCATTCAGATAAATGTATATCTGATCTTCAGGGCCATCACAATGATGGTGCAAGCTAGCACTAACCGGAAGAACCTATGGGGTCATTACTAATTTTTAATTACCTTTTCATAATGTACAGTAAATGAACAATAattttagtatgtttttttttgaaaagttggGGGCTCCATACAATAATTTTTCTGTTTTCCTCTTTCCTGTTTTCAATTTCATGACAATTTTTTCTTGAACACAGTACAATCGAAGTCGCTCACATATTCTTATCTCTATAAACAtacgcacgcacaccctacccaTGACTATATTTTTAAAGTGTATttctcgttgcaacgcacatgcaaTTTTCCTAGTCAATATGAAAGAGCCAACCAGATTCGCCGGTCACCATCTTGACACCATTGGATGTTGGACTATCTACCGGCCTCTCTCATCATCAGCGAGCGTGGCTGCATGTTGTGAGCGTCGAATTGGTCAGTGTCTAGCATCATCAGAGGACGTGTGGAGGTTTATCTCCAGCGGATCTTGCCGGATTCAGTcggcgtttgtcttcggtggatccacgTGGATCTTGTCTTCGTTCGTCTGTGTTCATGTGTCTACATGTTGGATCCTTTTGATttacgttattcttcatcggccACAGATGTTGttttggtgcgctggtcctacggggcaTTAGCATgatgacttctcgactgtctactacaacaaggtttgcctggCTTCGATGAGAGAGGGGCGGAGACGGCGGCGCGTcgtcggctcgctccagtgctaatagtcgtcgctagatggtctacggacCTAGATGTATTTTTTACTTCTAGTGTTTTTTATACTAACTTGACAGTTGATGAGTAGTTCAGAAGTTATTCTCGTAAAAAAAAACCGGTGTCTAATCGGAGCTCGGGACATCAAGCGTTGCTAGACGGCGCCGGCGCACATACACTCTTGGCTTGATCCCAGCTGAGACACGCAAGTATATAAAAGATACGGCCGGCGTTGGAGGCAGACTAGAAGATCGTTTCCATCCAAGGTTAGCTAGCTTCCGATCGGCCGGAAACACATGCAATCATGCATGCTACAACCTGGGTCAATCGATTTCATTGATCAGCTTGGTGATGCTTTTGTGAGGGACAAGACACCAGCCTCTGGCTTCGACATGCTCTCATTGCACTTCAAGCAGCCGTGCAAATTCAGACTACAACTTTTGTTTACTCATCTTGTATTGATTGGCATAAACCTTTTGAAATTCCTCTTCATGCACGTTGCTGCGAAATTCTAGACATTGAATGTGCTATTCATGTTTCTAAGTATACATTTTATTCAAGTTTTCTCGTAGCCATTAGCTACCATTTTTAGGCCTTCCTGTCTATCTCTGAATCTTCATTATCATAACATAATAAAGTTAGCATAGTGGAAAATGAGTTTAGATTTCTTGCCAGAGAGAAGCTCAAGCAAAACTACATATGACTACTAGAAGATACCCCACGTGTTGCTACGGGAATTAACTGATGAAAATTTCGGTTGATAACATGAGAACTAAAATTTTAAATAcaattttcttattttattttattatgtaTAGTTGTAATAATATTTATTAATTAAATATAAGTGGAATAATTGAATGGAAAATATTTTCTCATGCATGGTTGAATGTTTTGGTAGGTCATTTCCCATGCATATGATTGCATGGTGAGATGGGTTTTATCCCATTTATAACTGTATAATaaagtggcatgcttgcatgttaaaATAAATAAGTTAGTGGGGATGGCTTTCTTAATagatacttcctccgtccggaaatacttgtcgtagaaatggatacaaatggatgtatttaaaactaaaatacatctagatacatccattctttggacaagtatttccggacggaggaagtactatatAGGTTAGGAGAGGGGTAGGCTTGTAGGTGGCTCAAGTTAGTTTGTGATCCTTATAGGGATTATAACTTGTAAGTCCAGTTTGAGTCCACCCATATAGGTTGACCTTCTTGGATTATTCTTTCTGTAAATGAGCTAATCCCTTCACCAAATCAAAATCAATTC from Triticum aestivum cultivar Chinese Spring chromosome 3B, IWGSC CS RefSeq v2.1, whole genome shotgun sequence includes these protein-coding regions:
- the LOC123065926 gene encoding protein HESO1, producing MIEIVQDFYLVGECIEEVLSVIKPTEDDRNKRLETIQEFVNSIYSAADLEDASAKPFGSFASNLYAKSGDLDVSVELSNDPDSFTTKKKRKALRVERINALSEVRRVLQIKGVARDVQFIPTARVPVLSYVSNKFGISCDISIDNYRGRIKSRVLYWLNTLDKRFGDMVLLVKEWAKAQNINDPKKGTLSSYSLCLLVIFYFQTCTPAIFPPMNKFFDVEDPAGMRLIDEKHVDEVCAANINKFQLQNIGQRNHKSLCALLVGFFSKFCGMVPSDVSTYTGQPKRTNDKMKSYRWFVEDPFDRSDNAARTVDALQLGRIANAFTNAAAVTFYSYDPDDRNELLTLLCTPEVRSKLGARLSTSPQQGEVTGALELVAATPHDNHYCQRSTGSKRKRSNS